The Primulina eburnea isolate SZY01 chromosome 6, ASM2296580v1, whole genome shotgun sequence genome contains a region encoding:
- the LOC140834172 gene encoding 26S proteasome regulatory subunit 4 homolog A: MGNSTSGGLNRQLPGDRKNDGDKKEKKFEPAAPPSRVGRKQRKQKGPEAAARLPTVTPLTKCKLRLLKMERIKDYLLMKEEFVANQERLKPQEEKTEEDRSKVDDLRGTPMSVGNLEELIDENHAIVSSSVGPEYYVGILSFVDKDQLEPGCAILMHNKVLSVVGLLQDEVDPMVSVMKVEKAPLESYADIGGLDAQIQEIKEAVELPLTHPELYEDIGIKPPKGVILYGEPGTGKTLLAKAVANSTSATFLRVVGSELIQKYLGDGPKLVRELFRVADDLSPSIVFIDEIDAVGTKRYDAHSGGEREIQRTMLELLNQLDGFDSRGDVKVILATNKIESLDPALLRPGRIDRKIEFPLPDIKTRRRIFQIHTSRMTLADDVNLEEFVMTKDEFSGADIKAICTEAGLLALRERRMKVTHPDFKKAKDKVMFKKKEGVPEGLYM; encoded by the exons ATGGGTAATAGCACTTCTGGTGGTTTGAACCGGCAACTCCCCGGGGATCGGAAAAACGACGGCGATAAGAAGGAGAAGAAATTCGAGCCGGCTGCGCCACCGTCTCGTGTGGGACGGAAGCAGCGAAAGCAGAAGGGTCCAGAAGCAGCGGCTCGGCTGCCGACGGTGACTCCTTTGACGAAGTGCAAGCTACGGCTTTTGAAGATGGAGCGAATCAAAGACTATCTGTTGATGAAAGAGGAGTTCGTTGCCAATCAAGAGAGGCTGAAGCCGCAGGAGGAGAAGACTGAGGAGGACCGATCGAAGGTTGATGATTTACGGGGGACGCCCATGAGTGTTGGAAATTTAGAGGAGCTGATTGATGAGAATCACGCCATTGTTTCGTCGTCCGTGGGGCCGGAGTACTACGTTGGGATCTTGTCGTTCGTGGATAAGGATCAGCTCGAGCCTGGATGTGCTATTCTTATGCACAATAAG GTCCTTTCTGTTGTTGGGCTGCTTCAGGATGAAGTTGATCCTATGGTATCTGTCATGAAGGTTGAAAAGGCTCCATTGGAGTCTTATGCTGATATCGGTGGGCTTGATGCTCAGATTCAGGAGATTAAAGAGGCGGTTGAGCTTCCATTGACTCACCCTGAATTGTATGAGGATATTGGAATTAAACCTCCTAAGGGCGTCATCCTTTACGGAGAACCTGGAACTGGAAAAACACTGCTGGCAAAG GCTGTGGCAAACTCTACATCAGCCACTTTCTTGCGTGTTGTTGGTAGTGAGTTAATTCAGAAGTACCTGGGAGATGGTCCAAAATTGGTGAGAGAATTGTTTAGAGTTGCTGATGACCTCTCTCCATCtattgtctttattgatgaaATTGATGCAGTGGGCACAAAAAG GTATGATGCTCATTCCGGCGGTGAACGTGAAATTCAGAGGACTATGTTAGAATTGCTGAACCAGTTAGATGGCTTTGATTCAAGAGGAGATGTTAAAGTAATTCTTGCCACAAATAAAATCGAAAGTCTTGATCCTGCCCTTCTTCGACCTGGTAGAATAGACCGGAAAATTGAATTCCCTCTTCCAGATATCAAGACAAGGAGACGTATTTTTcag ATACACACGTCAAGGATGACGTTGGCTGATGATGTCAACCTTGAAGAATTTGTTATGACCAAGGATGAGTTTTCTGGAGCAGATATCAAGGCTATATGTACTGAAGCAGGTTTGCTTGCTTTGAGAGAGCGTCGCATGAAG
- the LOC140834173 gene encoding transcription factor PIF1-like isoform X2, with the protein MMSHRVPDFQEVEDEFSIPTSSGLSNSRPKRPAIDEEEIMELLWQNGQVVAQTQKSSKRAPTGDGCEAVITAEHRETRPGGGEQEPTQPHLFMQEDEMGSWLHYPLDVSSFDRDLYAEFLYSAPPPSTPPITTIAPPRPVVDIRIAAPPIQASPRRQNFPHISRIPTRIRDESGLPMSGVAAGMTNARALTVVESNETPVVNVSERNVESGPLVEAGELAAGPAEFTVTSSPSCSGASFSSGGDRRPPPPKPLSENRKRKGREAGYSELPKEETEFQATEAKAQARSSTSTKKSRAAEVHNLSERRRRDRINEKMKALQELIPRCNKSDKASMLDEAIEYLKSLQLQVQNQTVVQSISKQSNNSKDIGNPQNHQSG; encoded by the exons ATGATGAGTCACCGTGTTCCGGATTTTCAAGAGGTGGAAGATGAATTTTCGATTCCTACGTCTTCTGGTTTATCTAATTCCAGACCCAAGAGGCCTGCGAT AGATGAAGAGGAGATAATGGAGCTGCTATGGCAGAATGGGCAAGTTGTGGCGCAGACCCAGAAATCGTCGAAGAGAGCTCCGACAGGAGACGGCTGCGAGGCTGTGATTACGGCGGAGCATAGAGAGACCCGACCCGGCGGCGGCGAACAGGAACCGACGCAGCCGCATTTATTCATGCAGGAGGATGAGATGGGTTCTTGGCTTCATTACCCGCTCGATGTTTCCTCCTTCGACCGCGACTTGTACGCAGAGTTTCTCTACTCCGCTCCTCCTCCATCAACACCACCTATCACCACCATCGCTCCGCCGCGGCCGGTGGTCGATATTCGCATTGCCGCGCCCCCGATTCAAGCTTCCCCACGCCGTCAGAACTTCCCCCATATCTCTCGGATACCGACACGGATAAGGGACGAATCGGGGCTGCCGATGTCAGGCGTGGCGGCGGGGATGACGAATGCGAGGGCATTGACAGTGGTGGAGTCGAATGAGACCCCAGTTGTGAACGTTTCGGAACGTAACGTCGAAAGTGGCCCTCTGGTGGAGGCCGGCGAATTGGCTGCAGGTCCCGCTGAGTTCACCGTTACGTCCTCGCCCAGCTGCTCCGGAGCAAGTTTCAGTTCCGGCGGTGATCGTCGTCCTCCGCCTCCGAAGCCGCTGTCGGAAAACCGGAAGCGAAAAGGAAGAGAAGCTGGATACAGCGAGCTCCCGAAGGAG GAAACTGAGTTCCAAGCTACAGAAGCCAAAGCTCAAGCTCGCAGTTCGACATCGACGAAGAAGTCTAGAGCCGCGGAAGTGCACAATCTGTCTGAAAGG AGGCGTCGGGATAGAATAAATGAAAAGATGAAGGCACTACAGGAACTCATACCTCGATGCAATAAG TCAGACAAGGCTTCGATGTTGGATGAGGCAATTGAGTACTTGAAGTCACTGCAACTCCAAGTTCAG AATCAAACCGTGGTACAATCCATTAGCAAGCAGTCGAATAACAGCAAAGATATCGGAAACCCTCAGAATCATCAATCAG GTTGA
- the LOC140834173 gene encoding transcription factor PIF1-like isoform X1, producing MMSHRVPDFQEVEDEFSIPTSSGLSNSRPKRPAIDEEEIMELLWQNGQVVAQTQKSSKRAPTGDGCEAVITAEHRETRPGGGEQEPTQPHLFMQEDEMGSWLHYPLDVSSFDRDLYAEFLYSAPPPSTPPITTIAPPRPVVDIRIAAPPIQASPRRQNFPHISRIPTRIRDESGLPMSGVAAGMTNARALTVVESNETPVVNVSERNVESGPLVEAGELAAGPAEFTVTSSPSCSGASFSSGGDRRPPPPKPLSENRKRKGREAGYSELPKEETEFQATEAKAQARSSTSTKKSRAAEVHNLSERRRRDRINEKMKALQELIPRCNKSDKASMLDEAIEYLKSLQLQVQNQTVVQSISKQSNNSKDIGNPQNHQSVQ from the exons ATGATGAGTCACCGTGTTCCGGATTTTCAAGAGGTGGAAGATGAATTTTCGATTCCTACGTCTTCTGGTTTATCTAATTCCAGACCCAAGAGGCCTGCGAT AGATGAAGAGGAGATAATGGAGCTGCTATGGCAGAATGGGCAAGTTGTGGCGCAGACCCAGAAATCGTCGAAGAGAGCTCCGACAGGAGACGGCTGCGAGGCTGTGATTACGGCGGAGCATAGAGAGACCCGACCCGGCGGCGGCGAACAGGAACCGACGCAGCCGCATTTATTCATGCAGGAGGATGAGATGGGTTCTTGGCTTCATTACCCGCTCGATGTTTCCTCCTTCGACCGCGACTTGTACGCAGAGTTTCTCTACTCCGCTCCTCCTCCATCAACACCACCTATCACCACCATCGCTCCGCCGCGGCCGGTGGTCGATATTCGCATTGCCGCGCCCCCGATTCAAGCTTCCCCACGCCGTCAGAACTTCCCCCATATCTCTCGGATACCGACACGGATAAGGGACGAATCGGGGCTGCCGATGTCAGGCGTGGCGGCGGGGATGACGAATGCGAGGGCATTGACAGTGGTGGAGTCGAATGAGACCCCAGTTGTGAACGTTTCGGAACGTAACGTCGAAAGTGGCCCTCTGGTGGAGGCCGGCGAATTGGCTGCAGGTCCCGCTGAGTTCACCGTTACGTCCTCGCCCAGCTGCTCCGGAGCAAGTTTCAGTTCCGGCGGTGATCGTCGTCCTCCGCCTCCGAAGCCGCTGTCGGAAAACCGGAAGCGAAAAGGAAGAGAAGCTGGATACAGCGAGCTCCCGAAGGAG GAAACTGAGTTCCAAGCTACAGAAGCCAAAGCTCAAGCTCGCAGTTCGACATCGACGAAGAAGTCTAGAGCCGCGGAAGTGCACAATCTGTCTGAAAGG AGGCGTCGGGATAGAATAAATGAAAAGATGAAGGCACTACAGGAACTCATACCTCGATGCAATAAG TCAGACAAGGCTTCGATGTTGGATGAGGCAATTGAGTACTTGAAGTCACTGCAACTCCAAGTTCAG AATCAAACCGTGGTACAATCCATTAGCAAGCAGTCGAATAACAGCAAAGATATCGGAAACCCTCAGAATCATCAATCAG TGCAATAG